Proteins from a genomic interval of Haliaeetus albicilla chromosome 13, bHalAlb1.1, whole genome shotgun sequence:
- the TMEM230 gene encoding transmembrane protein 230: protein MMPSRTNLTAGIPSSKVKYSKLSSTDDGYIDLQFKKSPPKIPYKAIALAIVLFMIGTFLIIIGALLLAGYISKGGTDRAIPVLIIGILVFLPGFYHLRIAYYASKGYRGYSYDDIPDFDD, encoded by the exons ATGATGCCATCACGGACAAATCTGACTGCTGGGATTCCCAGTAGCAAAGTCAAATATTCCAAGCTCTCCAGCACTGATGATGGATATATTGACCTGCAG TTCAAGAAGAGCCCACCAAAAATCCCTTACAAGGCAATTGCACTGGCTATTGTGCTCTTCATGATCGGGACCTTCCTCATTATCATAGGAGCCCTCCTCTTGGCAGGATACATTAGCAAAGGC GGAACGGACCGTGCCATCCCTGTGCTCATCATTGGGATCCTTGTGTTTCTCCCAGGCTTCTACCACCTCCGCATTGCATACTACGCTTCCAAAGGCTACCGGGGCTATTCCTATGATGATATCCCAGATTTTGATGACTGA
- the PCNA gene encoding proliferating cell nuclear antigen, with translation MFEARLVQGSVLKRVLEALKDLITEACWDLGSGGISLQSMDSSHVSLVQLTLRSEGFDTYRCDRNIAMGVNLSSMSKILKCAGNEDIITLRAEDNADTLALVFEAPNQEKVSDYEMKLMDLDVEQLGIPEQEYSCVVKMPSAEFARICRDLSHIGDAVVISCAKDGVKFSSNGELGNGNIKLSQTSNVDKEEEAVTIEMNEPVQLTFALRYLNFFTKATPLSPTVTLSMSADVPLVVEYKIADMGHLKYYLAPKIEDQQEGS, from the exons ATGTTCGAGGCGCGGCTGGTGCAGGGCTCGGTGCTCAAGCGGGTGCTGGAGGCCCTCAAGGACCTCATCACCGAGGCCTGCTGGGACCTGGGCTCGGGCGGCATCAGCCTGCAGAGCATGGACTCCTCGCACGTCTCCCTGGTGCAGCTCACGCTGCGATCCGAGGGCTTCGACACCTACCGCTGCGACCGCAACATCGCCATGGGCGTCAACCTCAGCAG CATGTCCAAAATACTGAAGTGTGCTGGAAACGAAGACATCATAACTCTCCGAGCAGAAGACAACGCAGATACGTTGGCTCTAGTGTTTGAAGCACCAA ATCAGGAAAAGGTTTCTGATTATGAGATGAAGCTAATGGATCTGGATGTGGAACAGCTTGGAATTCCA GAACAAGAATATAGCTGTGTAGTGAAGATGCCTTCTGCTGAATTTGCACGCATCTGTAGAGATCTCAGCCACATTGGTGATGCAGTTGTCATCTCCTGTGCAAAAGACGGTGTGAAATTTTCATCTAATGGAGAGCTGGGCAATGGAAACATCAAGCTGTCACAGACGAGTAATGTGGATAAAGAAGAAGAAGCT GTCACAATAGAGATGAATGAGCCAGTCCAGTTGACCTTTGCTCTGAGGTACCTGAACTTTTTTACCAAAGCCACTCCCCTGTCACCTACGGTAACACTCAGCATGTCTGCAGATGTTCCTCTTG ttGTGGAGTACAAGATTGCTGATATGGGACACTTAAAATACTACCTGGCTCCAAAGATCGAAGACCAACAAGAAGGCTCTTAA